The stretch of DNA CAGGGCCAGGCTGGCCAGGGGGGTGACCAGCAGCAGGCAGAGGAAGGCAAACAGGTCCTGGTAAAAGGCGATCGCCACTGCCCCATACCGCTTTCATCCGCCGCCACTGGTTGCTCGATGGGGTCGAGCACCTCATCAACGCTGAGCGCTGGGTTGGCTTAAAACGCGTTGGCCTCGTGGAGGCTGAACGCCGTATCCTCGGTCAACCCCCGACCATTGAGCAGCGCTACTATCTCGTTAGTTTTGACGGCGATGTCCAACGCTTTGCCCAAGGGGTGCGCAGCCACTGGGGTATTGAAAACCAGCTCCACTGGGTGCTCGATGTCGCCTTCCACGAAGATGCCTCTCGAATTCGTAAAGACCACGCCCCCGCTAATCTGGCCGTCGTCCGTCACATCGCCCTCAATCTGCTGCGTCAGGACGCTTTTGCCAAAGGGGGTATCAAGGCTAAACGCTTGCAAGCAGGATGGGATAATGACTACCTAATTCGGCTACTCTCCTCCTGAGTATGCGTTTGCCCTACCTCCCGATGGGGATGAGTAGAGCGCCTAAGTAGCGAGCCTGAATGATTGAGGACCGGCCCTACAGCTCAAACCCTTCGTTAAATTCGCTGCGGGTCATGGGCTGGCTCACCTCCAGCCCCTCGCCGCCCAGCAGGGTCAGCGGTTTGCCGTCCACCGAAATCCAGACGGGGGCGCTGGGATCGAAGGCGGTGGCGGTGTAGATCACCTGGCCCAGGCGGCCCATCATGGCGGCGCTGCCGCCGCCCGATTCAAACTCACTGGACAGATCGACGTGGACACCGTCGGCCTCGACCGAGGCCTCGTTCAGCCGGGTTTGGGCGGGGATGGTGGTAAACGCCTGCTGGCTGGGGTCGCCGGACTTGGAGAGCAGATTGCCAAAGACGGCGGCAATTTGCTCGGAGGGGGAAGCGTCAGCCGTAATGGAGACGGGCTGGGCCACCAGATCAAACCCTGTGCCCGTGTCCTTAAGCCAGTAGACCTGGCCAGTCACTTCGGCTGGAGCGGGCTGGGCCACCGGATCTTTGGGGGCTGTCTCGGTAGTGTTGGGCGTTGTCACCGGGGCGGAGACTTCGGGCAGAGCCAGCAGCGGGTCAGTTTCGATGTCGATGCTGGGAAATTCTGCCACCGGCGGAGCGGGGTTGAGCGCCCGCCAGGTAAACCAGGCCACAGACCCGCCCGAGGCCACTACCAAGGTCGCTACCCCGGCCACAACGGCGAGGGGAATTTGTCGTAGCTTGTTTCGATAGTGCATGGTGAAGTACCAAACAGGGGTCATAGGGTTAGCCTAGGTCACCCACGGCCTGGCTAGGGGGCGGGGGGGACAGCTGCTGGAGCTGGCTGCCGAGTTAACAGCGGTGAGTCTGGCTCTATTCTGGCAAAAATAGCAATATCCAACTCATTGTCACGGACTTTGAAGTTGATCACGCGGGCCACCACGCCGAGGGCCTCCAGACGCCGCAGGGTGAGACGTTCCTGGGCCCCCTGCACAATGGACTCCAGCAGCTGGGGCGGAGTTTCTTCACCGTCCACAGTAATGCTGGGATCGACCAGGGCAAAGCGATGGCCGTTGAGGGCCGTCAGCCCCAGGTTAACAACGATGGCGGTGTTTTCCTGGGTAACCCGGTCCTGGAGGTCAACCACAATGCGGAAGCGATCGCCCTCTAGAAACTCCAGCGAGGGGTTGGCCAGGCCGTAGCGGTTTTGCTCGCGACTGCCTACGGCTCCGGGCAGGCTGAATTGCAGCGTACCGAGCCAGCCCTGCACCAGGGCCGACTGCAGGAAGGCATTCAAATCCTCGTCTTTGAGACGCAGGCGCAGGGCGGCCTGGGCCGGTTCATCCAGCACCAGCTCGCCCTGCTGCAGCCGCCCCAGATCGACCGCCACCGGGTCGGCTTCAATGTCGATGGAGCTGATCCGCAGTCCCGGCAGCTGGCGGGTTTCTACCCCTCGGGCGGCAATCCGGGTGTGGTCGATGCGGCCGCGGGCCAGCTGATAGTTGGGCACATTGTCGATCCGCACCTGGAGAGTTTCGGCCCCGGCCAGCTGATCCCGCAGGGCCGCTGCGGCCAGGGTGTCGACCACGACGCCCCCGGTGGCCACGACCCCCAGCAGGGTCGAGAGAATGATGGTGATCAGTTCCATGGCCTGTCCTTCGCGTAGGGAGGGGCTGGCTAGGGGCTGTCATTAATTAACGTCTGATGGCCCGAGAATCAGCGGTTAAGCCCCTAGCCTGGTTTTTTGGGTCGGGCGTGGCAACCCTGATAGTATATGGATTGTAACCAGAATTGATGACACGCCCTAACGGCTGGCCAGCAGTTCTTCGTCGATCCAGCCCTTGACCAGGGCAACGACCTCGGCCAGGGCCACCTCCTGCACAATGCCGGTGGCCCGCTCGACCACCTCGACCTTGCCATCGCCCAGGGCCCGTCCGGTGACAATGCGGTAGGGAATGCCGATCAGGTCGGCGTCTTTAAATTTGACTCCGGCCCGCTCGTCGCGATCGTCCAGCAGCGCCTCAACCCCCACCGCCAGCAGCTCTTTGTAGATCGCCTTGGCCGCTTCCACCTGGAGGTCGTCGCCCATGTTTGGGATCACCACGATCGCCTGGTAGGGGGCGATCGCCACCGGCCAGACAATGCCATTTTTGTCGTAAGACTGCTCCACCGCCGCCTGGGCCAGGCGCGACACCCCCACCCCGTAGCAGCCCATCACCAGGGGCTGCTCGGCCCCGCTCTCGCTGGTATAGGTGGCCCCTAGGGCCTGGGAGTACTTGGTGCCAAGCTGAAAGATATGGCCGATCTCGATGCCTCGCGCCGTTTGCAGGGTTTGGCCGGGGTCGTGCAGGGCGCGATCGCCCGCCGCCGCCTTGCGCACATCCACCACGAGGTTGGGCCGGGTGAACTCCTGGCCCCAGTTGCCGCCCACGGTGTGGTAGCCCGATTCGTTGGAGCCGGTGACAAAGTTTTCCAGGTCGCTGGCTGTGCGATCGCACAGCCGCAGAAACTTGGGTTCCACCGCTTTGCCGCCTTCAATATAGTCATCGCCCAGGTCAGGGGCGATGTAGCCTAAAGGCAGGGGCTTGGCGGCCCACTGGCGCTGGGCCTCCGGGTCGGGCACCTCCAGGGCGATCACGGCGGTGCCGCCGTAGTTGGCCGCTAGCTTGGTCAATTCGTTGGTAAGCTTCACCTCATTGACATCCTGGTCGCCGCGAATGCTGACCAGCACCAGCACCGTTTTCCCGTTGTCAAACACCGCCTGGTACAGCACGTTCTTGACGATCTGGGTGGGCGAGCATTTGAGGAACTGGGCCAGCGACTCGATCGTGGGGGTGTTGGGGGTGTCGAGTTTTTCAAACGTGCTAAAGGTGGAGGGCACCGCCTCGACCGGGTGGGACACCGCCTTCTCCACGTTGGCGGCGTACTGGCCGTCTTCGGTGTAGAGCACCTCGTCCTCGCCCGCCTCAGCCAGCACCATAAACTCGGTCGAGCCCGAGCCGCCGATCGCCCCCGAGTCGGCATCTACGGCCCGAAACTCCAGCCCGCAGCGGCGCAGAATGGCGCTGTAGGCGGTGTACATCTCCTGGTACGTTTCCTTCAGGCTGGCCTCGTCAGTGTGGAAGGAGTAACCGTCCTTCATGATGAACTCGCGGCCGCGCAGGAGCCCAAAGCGGGGCCGAATCTCATCGCGAAATTTAGTCTGAATCTGGTAAAGGTGCAGGGGCAGCTGCCGGTAGGAGCGAATCATGTCGCGGGCGACGGCGGTGATCACCTCCTCGTGGGTGGGGCCAAGGCTGACCTCCTGCTGGCGGCGATCGACCAGGGAGAACATGATGCCCTCTGCCTTGGTGTAGGTGTCCCACCGGCCCGACTCCCGCCACAGCTCGGCGGGCTGGAGCTGGGGCAGCAGGCACTCCTGGGCTCCAGTGGCGTTCATTTCCTCGCGCACAATGTCGGAAATTTTGTTCAACACCCGCCACAGCAGCGGCAGGTAGGCGTAGACCCCGCTGGCAATGCGGCGCATATAGCCCGCCCGCAGCAGCAGCTTGTGGCTGGGAATTTCAGCCTCGGCTGGCTCTTCCCGCAGGGTGACAAACAGCATTTGGGATAGACGCATGGGGGGTCCAGAAAAGATCGATCGGGCTCTATGGTAACGACTCATAGGCCATAGTAAACGAGGACGGGTAGCCCTGAGCCAGCGATCGCCTCTGGTCCGCCTACGGGCAGTGTTCGCAGCCGGGTTCGGGAATGGTAAAGAAATCCGCTACAGTGTCTAAACAGCCATTCTAGAGTCGGTCGCGACCGCTGGTCGGTCTGGAGCCAATGCCCCTGGGCATGCAGAATTGTTGTACTGGCAGGGGACCGGCATCTACCAGAGCGTTCCTGAACATAGCCCGGCAGGGGGACTGGCGCTGCGATCGCAGGCTTGTGAGTCATCAGGTCGGGCCTACCGTCTCAACTGTTGCCCATCTATGAAAAAAGTATTCGTCCTCGATACCAACGTATTGCTTCACGATCCGATGGCAATATTCAGGTTTGAGGACAATGACGTGGTGCTGCCGATCACCATTATCGAAGAGCTGGACCGCTTCAAGAAAGGCACCGCCGACACCGGTCGCAACGCCCGCTACGTGTCGCGCACCCTCGATGAGCTGCGTCAGCGGGGTTCGCTGGTGCAGGGCATCGATCTGGAAAAAGGCGGCACGCTGAAAGTGGCCCTGTGCCACCGCGATACCCTGCGTCAGCTGCCGCCCGAACTGGAGGGCGACCAGGGGGACAACGCCATTCTGGCTGTGGCCATGGAGTACCGGCACCACCACGACCTGCCGGTGGTGCTGGTCAGCAAAGACACCAACCTGCGGATCAAGGCCGATGCCGTGGGACTGGTGGCCCAGGACTACGAAACCGACAAAGTCGATTTTGACGAGCTCTATACCGGCACCCTGGAGGTGATGACCTCCGCCGAGTCGATTAGCCACCTGTTTAGCGACGGCCACCTGAAGCTCGATGTGCCGCTGTACCCCAACCAGGCCGTCACCCTGGTGGATGAGGCCAATCCCACCCACACCGCCCTGGCCCTGGTGCAGGGCAGCACCGGCAAGCTGGTACCCCTGGCCAAACTGCCCCACGCTGGGGTGTCGCGGGTGCAGCCCCGCAACCGGGAGCAGCGCTTCGCCTTTGAGCTGCTGCTGCAGGACTCGATTTCGATGGTGACCCTGGTGGGCAAGGCGGGCACCGGCAAAACCCTGCTGGCGATCGCCGCCGGAGTGCAGAAGGTAGCCGACGAACGCCTCTATTCGCGCCTGCTAATTGCCCGTCCCATCGTGCCTTTGGGCCGCGACATTGGCTATCTGCCCGGCGATATTCGCGAAAAGCTCAACCCCTGGATGCAGCCCCTCTACGATAACTTTGACCTGATCTTTGGCACCCAGGACATGCGCGGTCGACCCGAGCACTGGCGGCGCGGCCACGAAGAGATGATCGACCAGGGACTCCTGCAGATCGAGCCCCTGACCTACATTCGGGGGCGATCGATTCCGAAGCAGTTTTTGGTGGTGGACGAGGCTCAGAACCTCACCCCCCACGAGGTCAAAACCATCCTCACCCGCGCCGGAGAGGGCACCAAAATCATTCTGACCGGCGACCCCGAGCAGATCGACAATCCCTACGTCGATGCCTCTAGCAACGGCCTCACCTACGTGGTCGAGCGCTTCAAGGGCGAAGCCCTGGCGGGGCACATCACCCTCACCAAAGGGGAGCGCTCGAGCCTGGCGGAGCGAGCGGCTGTGTTGCTGTAGTCCCCTGTCGAAAAGCGCTTTCATCCTGAATCGAGGCATGAATTTGGTGGGGGCAAACAGCCGTTTGCCCCATCAGAGGCTTTGCTGTTTGATTCACATCCGTGTTCAGCAACGCATTTCGAGATTTGCCCTGAATTGCCTTCACGTTCATTCATAAAACGCTATTCAAATCAACACCAAATGGCATTGACGGAAACAGACGCTGCCCCCGTGAACACGCTTCTTTTAACTCTTCTTGAATAGAAATTAACCTTTATATATGCTCCCCAACGCGTCCCAGGGAGTTGTTAGGATCGCCACCAAACCCAATAGCAACGGAGATCCTATGACACGCTTCCTCGTCGCCGTAGTGGATGGTGCCAAAGCCCGGTTCTTAACCTTAGAACCCCTGGATGCCCCCGAGTTGGAGTCCGGTCCAGACCTGATCGAGCGTTGCGAGCTGTTCAATCCAGCCATAGAAATGGCGGGCCAGGACCTGTGGGCCAACACCAAGACCGGCCGCAACCGGGGCAGCGGCAGTCGGGGCCACAGCTACGACGACCACCGGGGCAACCATCTGGTGGAATTTGAGCGCCGCTTTGCCCAGGCCATCGGGGCGCAGATGGATACGCTGGTGGCGACCTACGACCTCAACACTCTGATCCTGGTGGCAGAACCGCAAATTTTAGGCCTGTTGCGCGACTGTCTGGCGGGGGTAAACGGGCGGCTGCAGGTGCAGGAACTGGCCAAAGACCTGTGCAAGCTGACGCCGCGTCAGCTGCAGGAGTACCTGGCCCAGCGGGGGCTGTTGCCGACCCGCCAGGTGGCGATCGCCGCTGGGCGCTCCAGACGGGCCTAGCCGAGCAACCCGGCTAGGCCAGGTGCAAAAAATTGGGCGCTAGCGACTGCCCCACCAGCGCTAGCGCTTCGTTGAACCGCAGCGGATGGCTAAACAAAAAGCCCTGGCCAATGGCACAGCCCATGGCTTGCAGGGCCTCCATCTGGGCCTGGGTTTCAATGCCTTCGGCGACGGTAGGCAGGCTCAGTTTGTGGGCGATATCGATAATTGATCCGACCAGAATTCTGGCCCGATCGCTGGTGCACAGCTTGTGAATAAACGACCTGTCGATTTTGAGACAGTCAATTTCACAGCGCTCCAGGTAGTTGAGGCTGGAGTAGCCGGTGCCAAAGTCGTCGAGGGACACCTCAAACCCGGCGGCCCGGCACTTGCCGATGGAGTCAATGGCGTCAATTTCATCTAGGTCTAAAAAGATCCGCTCAGTGACCTCCAGCTTGATTTGGTGGGCGCTGAC from Leptolyngbya sp. KIOST-1 encodes:
- a CDS encoding ISAs1 family transposase, producing the protein MRRHWLLDGVEHLINAERWVGLKRVGLVEAERRILGQPPTIEQRYYLVSFDGDVQRFAQGVRSHWGIENQLHWVLDVAFHEDASRIRKDHAPANLAVVRHIALNLLRQDAFAKGGIKAKRLQAGWDNDYLIRLLSS
- a CDS encoding GerMN domain-containing protein; the encoded protein is MTPVWYFTMHYRNKLRQIPLAVVAGVATLVVASGGSVAWFTWRALNPAPPVAEFPSIDIETDPLLALPEVSAPVTTPNTTETAPKDPVAQPAPAEVTGQVYWLKDTGTGFDLVAQPVSITADASPSEQIAAVFGNLLSKSGDPSQQAFTTIPAQTRLNEASVEADGVHVDLSSEFESGGGSAAMMGRLGQVIYTATAFDPSAPVWISVDGKPLTLLGGEGLEVSQPMTRSEFNEGFEL
- a CDS encoding proline--tRNA ligase; its protein translation is MRLSQMLFVTLREEPAEAEIPSHKLLLRAGYMRRIASGVYAYLPLLWRVLNKISDIVREEMNATGAQECLLPQLQPAELWRESGRWDTYTKAEGIMFSLVDRRQQEVSLGPTHEEVITAVARDMIRSYRQLPLHLYQIQTKFRDEIRPRFGLLRGREFIMKDGYSFHTDEASLKETYQEMYTAYSAILRRCGLEFRAVDADSGAIGGSGSTEFMVLAEAGEDEVLYTEDGQYAANVEKAVSHPVEAVPSTFSTFEKLDTPNTPTIESLAQFLKCSPTQIVKNVLYQAVFDNGKTVLVLVSIRGDQDVNEVKLTNELTKLAANYGGTAVIALEVPDPEAQRQWAAKPLPLGYIAPDLGDDYIEGGKAVEPKFLRLCDRTASDLENFVTGSNESGYHTVGGNWGQEFTRPNLVVDVRKAAAGDRALHDPGQTLQTARGIEIGHIFQLGTKYSQALGATYTSESGAEQPLVMGCYGVGVSRLAQAAVEQSYDKNGIVWPVAIAPYQAIVVIPNMGDDLQVEAAKAIYKELLAVGVEALLDDRDERAGVKFKDADLIGIPYRIVTGRALGDGKVEVVERATGIVQEVALAEVVALVKGWIDEELLASR
- a CDS encoding PhoH family protein; this encodes MKKVFVLDTNVLLHDPMAIFRFEDNDVVLPITIIEELDRFKKGTADTGRNARYVSRTLDELRQRGSLVQGIDLEKGGTLKVALCHRDTLRQLPPELEGDQGDNAILAVAMEYRHHHDLPVVLVSKDTNLRIKADAVGLVAQDYETDKVDFDELYTGTLEVMTSAESISHLFSDGHLKLDVPLYPNQAVTLVDEANPTHTALALVQGSTGKLVPLAKLPHAGVSRVQPRNREQRFAFELLLQDSISMVTLVGKAGTGKTLLAIAAGVQKVADERLYSRLLIARPIVPLGRDIGYLPGDIREKLNPWMQPLYDNFDLIFGTQDMRGRPEHWRRGHEEMIDQGLLQIEPLTYIRGRSIPKQFLVVDEAQNLTPHEVKTILTRAGEGTKIILTGDPEQIDNPYVDASSNGLTYVVERFKGEALAGHITLTKGERSSLAERAAVLL
- a CDS encoding DUF2993 domain-containing protein, which translates into the protein MELITIILSTLLGVVATGGVVVDTLAAAALRDQLAGAETLQVRIDNVPNYQLARGRIDHTRIAARGVETRQLPGLRISSIDIEADPVAVDLGRLQQGELVLDEPAQAALRLRLKDEDLNAFLQSALVQGWLGTLQFSLPGAVGSREQNRYGLANPSLEFLEGDRFRIVVDLQDRVTQENTAIVVNLGLTALNGHRFALVDPSITVDGEETPPQLLESIVQGAQERLTLRRLEALGVVARVINFKVRDNELDIAIFARIEPDSPLLTRQPAPAAVPPAP
- a CDS encoding host attachment protein — protein: MTRFLVAVVDGAKARFLTLEPLDAPELESGPDLIERCELFNPAIEMAGQDLWANTKTGRNRGSGSRGHSYDDHRGNHLVEFERRFAQAIGAQMDTLVATYDLNTLILVAEPQILGLLRDCLAGVNGRLQVQELAKDLCKLTPRQLQEYLAQRGLLPTRQVAIAAGRSRRA